Within Thermus filiformis, the genomic segment GTCCCGCTCCAGGAGGAAGGGCCTCCCCTCGGAGTCCAGCCCCTCCAGGGGGACGACCTGGCGGGCGTAGCGCCCCTTTTCCCAGGCCCGGGCCGCCCGCTTGTGGGAGAGGTAGCCCCACTCGTCCAGCTCCTCCCGGCAGAGGCCGTAGGCCCGGGCGATCCGCTCGGCGCTCTCCCCCTGGTGGACGAGCTCGTACTTCTGGAACAGGTCCGGGTTGAGGGTGTGGAACCCCCCGCCGATGTCCGAGAACATGGGGACCCGGGTCATGCTCTCCACCCCCCCGGCGATGACGAAGTCCAGGTCGCCCGCGGCGATGGCCTGGGCGGCGAAGTGGACGGCCTGCTGGCTCGAGCCGCACATGCGGTTCAGGCTCACCGCCGGCACCTCCTTAGGAAGCCGCGAGAGGAGGACGGAAAGCCGCCCCACGTTCGCCCCCTGTTCCCCCACCTGGGTCACGCACCCGGTGACCACGTCCTCCACCCGGGCGGGGTCCATCCCCGTGCGCTCCAGGAGGGCGTCCAGGACCCGGGCGTAAAGGGCATCAGGCCGCCAGGCCCTTAGGGCCCCGTTCCGTTTGCCGATGGGCGTGCGCACCGCCTCGAGGATCACCGGCTCTCCCATCCTTTACCCCCTGGCCTCACTTTACCCTCGAGGGCCCCGCCCTAGCGTAAAACCCTTTTCTCCCGTTTCCTTCGCACGCATGACCTCGTCAAGGGGCTTGGAAAAGGCTTTACCGGGGCCTCCAGCTTGGCGCAAGCCAAGCTGGGGTGGTACAGACTTGACCGCTATTCGTCCCTTGGTGTAGACAAGAGGACATGAAGCTCAAAGAGGCCTTGACCAAGATCCCCGACCCCCGCGCCCAAAACCGGCAGTACCCCCTCTGGGGACTCCTGGGCCTCATCCTGGTGGCCTTCCTTTGCCGCGTAGACTCCCTTCGCGGTGTCGCCCGCTTCGCCCGCGAAAACCCTGAGCTTCTCCCCCTCCTGGGCCTGCGTAAGCCCCCAGGCCACTACACCGTGACCACCATCCTGCACCGCCTGGACCCTCAGGACCTTCAGGAGGCTTTGCGCTCCGTCTTCCCGGAAGCCGATCTCGCAGCGGTCCTCGTCGCCGACGGGAAGGTCCTGAGGAACAGCCGCAAGGGGAACGCTCCCCAGGTCAAGCTGGTGGAGGTGCTCGCCCTTCACCTGCACACCACCCTGGCCCAGGCCCGGGCAGAGGGGAGGGAGAGCGAGGCCCTTCTGGAGCTCCTCGGGCGCCTTGGGGCCGAGGGGCTTGCGGGAAGGCTGGTGGTGGGGGACGCGGGCTACCTGTACCCGAAGGTCGCCCGGGAGGTGGTGGAAAAAGGGGGGACTACCTCTTCGTCCTGAAGGGCAACCAGGGGGAGCTTTTGGAGTGGACGGAGGAGGTCTTCAAGGGGATGGAAGAGAAGCGCCTTCCCGGGGAGACAGAAGCTGAGTGGCGGGTGGAGCGGGATGGAGAGGTATGGACCTATCGGGTGTGGGCTTCTCCCCACTTGCCGGAGGAGATACGGGCCTTTCCCGGGGCGAGGCAGGTGGTGCGGTTGGAGCGGGTGGTGGTGCACAAGGGGACGGGGGAGGTGCGGAGGACGCTGAGCCATGCCCTGACGAGTTTGGGGCCGGAGGTGGCGGATGCGAGGCGGCTTGGGGAGTTGCTGGTAGCCCGGTGGGGGATAGAGAACGGTTCCTTCTGGGTGCGGGACGTGCTCTTCAAGGAAGATGCCTGCCAGGTGCGCAGGGTGGGGGCACAGGTGTTGGCGGTGCTTCGGGCCTTTCTGGTGTCGCTGTTGCACCGGGAGGGGATTAGGCAAAAGAAGGCGGCCCTAGAGGCTTTCTCCTTCCATCCCCTCTCCGCCCTCAGGTTCCTGGGGCTTTATGCGTCATAGCGGTCAAGTCTGGGGGTGGTATAAGCCGGGGTGGAGGCCCTCCCCCTCGAGCCCCGAGCCCGACGGATTGAAAGGGAAAAGCCGTTGTCTTCCCGGCCTTTGTATGTCTTTCTTAAGCCTCCTAAACCGGGGGTTTTCGCCACCTCTTGACAAGAGAGAGAAGAGGATGGTAAAGTGACCTCACCCCTAAGGAGGGTGCTATGCAAAGGGACTGGACGCGGCGGCAGGTGTTTAAGCTGGGCCTTCTGCCCATGGCGGGGTACCTGCGGGCGTGGGCCCAAGGCTCCGGGGAGCTCGTCTACAACTCCTACATGGGGGACCCCGTCCCCCGGGCCTTTGACCAGAAGCTGGTGGCCCGCTTCCGGGAGAAGTACCCGGGCATCCGGGTCCAGCACACCATCGTGGCCCACGAGGACTTCAAGCAGGCCATCCGCACCTACCTCATCGCCTCGAGGCCCCCGGATGTGCTCACCTGGTTCGCGGGCAACCGGATGCGCTTCTTCGCCAGCCGGGGCCTTTTGGCGGACATCTCCGACGTCTGGCAAAAGAACAACCTGGAGAAGATCATCAACCCCGCCCTGCACGAGGCCTGCAAGTACAATGGCCGCTACTACTTCCTGCCCACGGGCTACTACTGGTGGGCGGTCTACTACCGCCGGGACATCTTTGAGCGCCTCAACCTCAAGCCGCCCGCCACCTGGGAGGAGTTCCTCGGCGTCTGCGAGCGGCTGAAGGAGGCGGGGATCGTGCCCATCACCACCGGGACCCGGTTCCGCTGGCCGGCGGCGGCCTGGTTTGACTATCTCAACATGCGCCTCAACGGCCCCAAGTTCCACATAGACCTCACCGACGGCAAGGTGCCCTACACCGACGAGCGGGTGCGCCGGGTCTTTGAGTACTGGAAGGTGCTCCTGGACAAGGGCTACTTCATCCCCAACCCCGCCGCCTACGACTGGCACGAGGGGGTGACCTTCCTGGCCCAGGGGAAGGCCGCCATGTACCTGATGGGGGCCTTCATCCGGGAGTCCTACCCGAAGGAGCGTTGGGACGAGCTGGACTTCTTCCGCTTCCCCATCATAGACCCCAAGGTGCCGGTGGGGGAGGACGCGCCCACGGACGGCTACTTCGTGCCGGCCAAGGCCCGGAACCTGGCCAACGCCAAGCTCTTCCTCAGCTTCCTGGTCTCGCGGGAGGTGGCCGAGATGCAGATCAAGGAGCTGAACAGCATCTCGGTGCGCACGGACATCCCCCTTTCCGCCTACGACCCCTACTTCCAAAAGGGCGTTCGGGAGGTCCTTTCCCGGGCCAACTACACCGCTCAGTTCTACGACCGGGACACCAACCCCGAGATGGCGGAGCGGGGCATGAACGGCTTCGTACAGTTCATGGCCAACCCGGGCCAGATCGACCAGATCCTCCAGGGCCTCGAGGCGGATCGCAAGCGGATTTTCGCCCAGGAGCAGTAAGAGCTAAGTCATGCGGCGGCTTCCGTGGACCCAGGGCCCCCTGGCCTTTCTGGCCCTCCCCCTCCTCCTCTACGCCGTCTGGGTGATCTACCCCACCCTCTCCACCCTCCTCCTCGCCTTTAGCGCCTGGGACGGGGTATCCCCCCAGGCCCCCTGGGTGGGGTGGGCCAACTTCCAGCGCCTTTGGCAGGACCCCGCCTTCTACCAGGCCTTACGGAACAACCTGGTGTGGCTTGGGGTTTTCCTGGCCATCCCGGCCTCGGGGGGGCTTTTTTTGGCCTACCTCCTCAACCACCCGGTGCCCGGGGAACGGTTCTTGAAGATGGCCTTCTACCTGCCCTTGGTCCTCTCCCTCACGGTGATCGCCCTGGTCTGGGCCTGGATCTACCACCCGGCCCAGGGGCTTCTCAACAGCTTCCTGGTCCTTCTGCTGGGAGGGTTTAAGGCCCTGGGCGTGCCCGTGGACCCGGAGGCCGCCCGAGGCCTGGGCTGGCTGGGAGACCCCAAGCTGGCCCTGGGGGCCATCCTGGCCGCCGCCTGCTGGCGCCAGGTGGGCTACGTGATGATCCTCTACCTGGCCGGGCTCAAGACCCTGGACCCCGAGGTGGTGGAGGCGGCCCAGGTGGACGGGGCCACCGGCTGGACCCTCTTCCGCCGGATCATCTTCCCCCTCCTCGCCCCCATCACCACCCTGGTGGTGGTGGTGAGCACCGTGGACTCCCTGCGTTCCTTTGACCTGGTCTACGTGATGACCCGGGGAGGGCCCTTCCACAGCACCGAGGTTCTGGCCAACTACATGTACCTGTCCGCCTTCCACGACTACCAGATGGGCTACGCTGCGGCCATCGCCGTGGTCCTTACGGGGATCACCCTGATTCCCATCGCCTTTTTCCTCTGGTACACCGTGCGCCGGGAGGAAGCGTGAAAAACCGTCTGTCCCCCTTTGCCGTCTTCGCCCTGTGGGTCTTGGCCCTGGTCTGGCTCCTGCCCCTTTTGGGGGCCTTTCTGGTGAGCCTGCGCACCCTGGACGACCTCACCCTGCGGGGCTTCTGGAGCCTGCCCCAGGAGATCACCCTGGCCAACTACGCCCGGGCCTGGCGGGAGGCGGGCATAAGCCGTTACCTCCTGAACAGCTTCATCATCACCCTCCCCTCGCTGGTGGGCATCCTGGTCCTTTCCTCCATGGCCGCCTACGCCCTGGTCCGCTTCCGCTTCCGCCTGGCCTTTCCCCTTTACCTGATCTTTTTGGCCTTCAACATGGTGCCCTTCCAGATGCTCATGCTCCCCGTCTTCCGCCTGGCCAACCAGCTCGGGGTCTACGACACCTACCTGGCCCCCATCCTCTTCCACACCGCCTTCCAGCTGGGCTTCGCCACCTTCGTGCTGCGCAACTTCGCCCGCACCATTCCCCCTTCCCTCTTTGAGTCGGCGGTGGTGGACGGGGCGGGGGAGTGGACCATCTTCTGGCGGATCGCCTGGCCCCTCATGCTCCCGGGTCTGGCGGCGGTGGCCACCTTGGAGTTCACCTGGATCTTCAACGACTTCCTCTGGGGCCTGGTCCTCCTGGCCCGGGACGAGCTTAAGCCCATCACCACGGGGCTGGCCAACCTCAGGGGGCAGTACACAGACTTGACCGCTATGACGCATAAAGCCCCAGGAACCTGAGGGCGGAGAGGGGATGGAAGGAGAAAGCCTCTAGGGCCGCCTTCTTTTGCCTAATCCCCTCCCGGTGCAACAGCGACACCAGAAAGGCCCGAAGCACCGCCAACACCTGTGCCCCCACCCTGCGCACCTGGCAGGCATCTTCCTTGAAGAGCACGTCCCGCACCCAGAAGGAACCGTTCTCTATCCCCCACCGGGCTACCAGCAACTCCCCAAGCCGCCTCGCATCCGCCACCTCCGGCCCCAAACTCGTCAGGGCATGGCTCAGCGTCCTCCGCACCTCCCCCGTCCCCTTGTGCACCACCACCCGCTCCAACCGCACCACCTGCCTCGCCCCGGGAAAGGCCCGTATCTCCTCCGGCAAGTGGGGAGAAGCCCACACCCGATAGGTCCATACCTCTCCATCCCCCCCCCCCCGCCACTCAGCTTCTGTCTCCCCGGGAAGGCGCTTCTCTTCCATCCCCTTGAAGACCTCCTCCGTCCACTCCAAAAGCTCCCCCTGGTTGCCCTTCAGGACGAAGAGGTAGTCCCCCCTTTTTCCACCACCTTCCGGGCGACCTTCGGGTACAGGTAGCCCGCGTCCCCCACCACCAGCCTTCCCGCAAGCCCCTCGGCCCCAAGGCGCCCGAGGAGCTCCAGAAGGGCCTCGCTCTCCCTCCCCTCTGCCCGGGCCTGGGCCAGGGTGGTGTGCAGGTGAAGGGCGAGCACCTCCACCAGCTTGACCTGGGGAGCGTTCCCCTTGCGGCTGTTCCTCAGGACCTTCCCGTCGGCGACGAGGACCGCTGCGAGATCGGCTTCCGGGAAGACGGAGCGCAAAGCCTCCTGAAGGTCCTGAGGGTCCAGGCGGTGCAGGATGGTGGTCACGGTGTAGTGGCCTGGGGGCTTACGCAGGCCCAGGAGGGGGAGAAGCTCAGGGTTTTCGCGGGCGAAGCGGGCGACACCGCGAAGGGAGTCTACGCGGCAAAGGAAGGCCACCAGGATGAGGCCCAGGAGTCCCCAGAGGGGGTACTGCCGGTTTTGGGCGCGGGGGTCGGGGATCTTGGTCAAGGCCTCTTTGAGCTTCATGTCCTCTTGTCTACACCAAGGGACGAATAGCGGTCAAGTCTGGGCCGCCTGCCTCCCTACTTGCACGGGAGCAAACCCCTCATCCGCGTCTACTTGGTGGTGGAGCGCGACCTCTTGGAAGACCGTCTGAACGCCCTAGTGGCCCACGTGGCCCTGGGGGAGGAGACCCTGGGGGAGGGGGAGATCGCCTTTGAAGAGGAGGGGGAGAAGCTCAGGGTTTTGGTCGGGGAGGGGGATAAGAAAACGGACAAGGGCTTCGTGTTGCAGGAGATCCGCGACAAGCCCTGGTCCGGTGATCCCAAGGTGGACGACCGGGAGGAGGGAGAACTCGTCGCCCGCTTCTTCCAGCGGCTGGTGAAGGCCATCCAGGAGGAGGGGGAGACCTGGGAGCTCATGGGCGTACTCGGGAACGAAGAGGCGCAGCAAGAGGGTTTTTACCCCCTCCACCTCTACGTCTGGTCCAGCCGGGAGGTCAAGGACCTGGTGGCCGCGGTGTTGCGCTCCGGAGACAAGGCGGGGCCCCTCCTGGAGGCCCTGTGGCACCTCTTGGGGTGCCGGGAGAGCCTGGAGCAGCTCATCTACTCCAGCCTCCAGGAGGAGGTCCAGACCCGGTACGCCGTGGGGTCCACCTCCCAGGGCCTCATCGCCGTTACCCGGCTTCTCTGGCCTAGGGGCAAGGGTAATAAGCCGGCTCCTTTCCTCTGGAAGGCAAACTGGAAGGCAAACGGGCTTGATTTTCGGTGGCTCTTCCGCCCGTGGCACTTTGACTTCGTCGCCAAGGAAGAGGTGAACGGGCAGAGTTATTACCCCGAGATTCGTAGCCGGCACTACGACGCCCTCCCTCCCGTTTATTGGCGGGCCTTCTGGAAGGTCCCCTTACCGGAGAACGACTCCGTCAAGGGCTTGATGAACGGGGTACGGCAGGCGGCGCCCCATCTTCCCCTCTACCTGGCGACCCGGGTCGTGGCGCTGCGCTGGCTGGAGGAGCCGATCCCCAAGAACAAACAGATCCGGAAGCCCCTCCTTTCTCTGGCGGCCCTGCCCGACTTCCGCCTTCAGGACCGGGGGGTGGTGGGGGCGGCCCTGGACTTCCTCCGCTTTGAGCACCACGTCCGGTTCAGCAACTGGCTTGCCGACAAGACCCTGTCCCCTAAGCTCCGGGTCCTGAACGGGATGGCCCTTCTCCTTGAGAGGATTCACTTCGAGGAGATTTTAGAAGAGGGGAGTCGCTTCCCCAAGACCCGCATTACCGCCCAGATTCACCTCCCCCAGGGCATGACCCTTAGGGACCTAGAGGCCCGGTTCACCCTGGGAGAGGGGGACTTCGTGCGCCTCTCTCCCGTGGACTCGCCCGATAG encodes:
- a CDS encoding carbohydrate ABC transporter permease; amino-acid sequence: MRRLPWTQGPLAFLALPLLLYAVWVIYPTLSTLLLAFSAWDGVSPQAPWVGWANFQRLWQDPAFYQALRNNLVWLGVFLAIPASGGLFLAYLLNHPVPGERFLKMAFYLPLVLSLTVIALVWAWIYHPAQGLLNSFLVLLLGGFKALGVPVDPEAARGLGWLGDPKLALGAILAAACWRQVGYVMILYLAGLKTLDPEVVEAAQVDGATGWTLFRRIIFPLLAPITTLVVVVSTVDSLRSFDLVYVMTRGGPFHSTEVLANYMYLSAFHDYQMGYAAAIAVVLTGITLIPIAFFLWYTVRREEA
- a CDS encoding thiolase family protein; translated protein: MGEPVILEAVRTPIGKRNGALRAWRPDALYARVLDALLERTGMDPARVEDVVTGCVTQVGEQGANVGRLSVLLSRLPKEVPAVSLNRMCGSSQQAVHFAAQAIAAGDLDFVIAGGVESMTRVPMFSDIGGGFHTLNPDLFQKYELVHQGESAERIARAYGLCREELDEWGYLSHKRAARAWEKGRYARQVVPLEGLDSEGRPFLLERDEGVRPDVDYERMLALKPAFREDGVVTAGNSSQISDGAAALLLGDREKALALGLRPRARFLARVVVAGDPTMQLLEVIPATEKALKRAGLSLKDLDVIEINEAFASVVLAWMRHFSPDPERVNPNGGAIAHGHPLGATGAVLMTKLLYELERTGGELGLQVMCIGHGQATATVIQRI
- a CDS encoding carbohydrate ABC transporter permease, with the protein product MKNRLSPFAVFALWVLALVWLLPLLGAFLVSLRTLDDLTLRGFWSLPQEITLANYARAWREAGISRYLLNSFIITLPSLVGILVLSSMAAYALVRFRFRLAFPLYLIFLAFNMVPFQMLMLPVFRLANQLGVYDTYLAPILFHTAFQLGFATFVLRNFARTIPPSLFESAVVDGAGEWTIFWRIAWPLMLPGLAAVATLEFTWIFNDFLWGLVLLARDELKPITTGLANLRGQYTDLTAMTHKAPGT
- a CDS encoding ABC transporter substrate-binding protein — translated: MQRDWTRRQVFKLGLLPMAGYLRAWAQGSGELVYNSYMGDPVPRAFDQKLVARFREKYPGIRVQHTIVAHEDFKQAIRTYLIASRPPDVLTWFAGNRMRFFASRGLLADISDVWQKNNLEKIINPALHEACKYNGRYYFLPTGYYWWAVYYRRDIFERLNLKPPATWEEFLGVCERLKEAGIVPITTGTRFRWPAAAWFDYLNMRLNGPKFHIDLTDGKVPYTDERVRRVFEYWKVLLDKGYFIPNPAAYDWHEGVTFLAQGKAAMYLMGAFIRESYPKERWDELDFFRFPIIDPKVPVGEDAPTDGYFVPAKARNLANAKLFLSFLVSREVAEMQIKELNSISVRTDIPLSAYDPYFQKGVREVLSRANYTAQFYDRDTNPEMAERGMNGFVQFMANPGQIDQILQGLEADRKRIFAQEQ